The nucleotide sequence AAGGTCACGGTCATCtctgtaacgccccaattttatttaattattattggttgatttaaagtctttttataaatgattataaataattattgttgatgttgtggtgtgatgtatttttattaaatgatttatttttattatttaatagaataagtggagaaataggattattttggagtttggggttAAATtcgaattaatagaattaagaggagtTAAGGAATATTTGGGAGGTTACAATAGGTTGGGAAAATAGAAACTGAGAATCAGTTTTACGTACAAACAGAAGTTTTGGGAGAAGAACAAGAGAAAGCTAtgagaagagccaagtgggaGAATCTGATTGTGTaagagctttgttcatcaaaactaaggtaagggtgaggctaactctcaattATTATAGTTTGtatgattctgattttgatttagcaaGGGGTTTGTGGTTAAATTTGGGAATTTAggaattgggattaggttttgattattgattaggttaaattttgatttttgaaatttgattttttttttggtgaaaaatgtgCAGAAATGGTAACAGCAAGGGAAAAACTTGCTAGAAGTTCGCTATCGGCGAAACTCCCTGTAACAATTTCGCTATTAGCTAACTTTTCTCCATTATCGAAATTGCCCAGTGACAGCATACCCtattttatgttcttgcgtctttttcacacatttctattttgaattagcctttggtgtaaacatgaaagttgtagataattttgttagctttccaatggctttggtttgacttgaaaatgatttttggtttttgagatatgatgaaaatactccaaggaggtcttagtgaaatcttatgaaaattcagcataaccgtttctaagttaatccaaaacttatgggataattccaacccTCCAAACTAGAAGTAccatgagttcaattaaggtgtttgaGAGTATTTAActcatgttgtgagttgatcttgggaTATGAATGGAAGTTGTTAATAAGTTATAGACTTATAGAGAGCCTGAATCAAATGATTTATGATTGTTagttagtttaagatatttagaTTATgaggaaaatgtatgatatagaaaatatcgttgtttatatcattcaagttgttactattaatattgctatgttgcaagtGGCTCATGTTGTTGtctctgctgttgttgattattaatatcattgagttaaccaagttgtggagtaagtcataattatttatgcacaattgttgttgtcgttgtctacgttgtcgttgatgtttctgagttgtatgttgatatacacaaagttgagtccattgcatacttataaactgttgagggcttatgccctgaaatgtttatcattcaaactgttgagggttTATGTcatggaatgccttgtcattcaaactgttgagggctcatgccctggaatgctttgtcatgcaaactgttgagggcttatgccctggaatgcattgtcattcaaactgttgagggctcatgccctggaatgtttatcattcaaactgttgagggctcatgccccggaatgcttagtcattcaacacgttgaaaatggtaccacatgcatattgtagttgttgttgttattggttGCATCGTCGTTGTCATCGTTGTTAGTTgagttgtcgttgtcgttgttgttgatcgAGTTGTTGATCGAGTTGttataattgttgttgatcgagttgttgtcgttgttgttgattgaagtagtaagtgttattaaagttgaagaagtatgaacattattgttgaatatatgttgctgattatgttgtgttgttcatgttattatgagatgatgattatgttgtgttgtttatgttgttataagttgatgtttatgatgtgaggatttatgatattatatgatgttgtaaaTAATGTGATGCATatgagttaatgatgattagaggTTTAATGAAGCACTATAGgaggaattattattattaattgatgaagtttaagttgttaaatgcatttgatggaTTATATacctattattgttgtttgtgaatctcactccttctgcttggaaatgttgtccttcgtatgggtaacttgcaggtgatccagagtagttgttgttagattgctgtcgtgagtggactatctctcacgtgtgtctttaggtgctctgatacgtaacgagatgggaaATATTGTCGTTGTATTCATCATTTCTTATGTATCATTATAAACCTGTTGGCATTGTTGAAAAAAATCCTTAAAGAttatttatgttgaggcctttgtgccagatTTTATTGAGGTTATTTATTGTtaaatgattgaaaaatattccgctgcgaagtattaatatctttatcaaagttgattaataaatagcattttattctatttaagaatttttgaaaagcagtgtgacattcccgtttgttgttgaactctgatttattttatcaattacGTTGTTGAaaaaacggagtgttacaatCTCCCCCAAGGGCATGTGAAAGGTGCTGGTCTCGGGATGTCACCTCTCGCATAGAGTCATCAGTAGGGCATGAGGCACTGTGGCGTAGCCCAGGTAAACCAAGTCAGGTAACCCGCTCTGCCTAAgcggatcccaaaaccaatCATGATTCCCGTTTGGGCGTCCGAGACTCAAGATCTtagccccatgattaatcggttttaCCACACGGagcttacgaacctgaaataatagacaaataaacatagtttaaacaaacaaacatataaagaaaataattaaacataaagaaaagaattaaaaaaaacacatataaaagtgaatataataattaaacaaacacacatataaaaaaaaaaattcaacataaagaaaaagcattttaaaaaaaaaacatataaaagtggatataataattaaacaaacacacatataaagaaaataattaaacataaagaaaaagcattttaaaaaaacatataaaagtggatataataattaaacaaacacacatataaagaaaataattaaacataaagaaaaaacatttaaaaaaattacacttacgTTATCTGAATTATACCAAAGCGGCAACGCCACATGATTGGCATAAGAGTGCAGCAAAGATAAGTCTGTCGGTCCTCCAAGAAAGGGAGGGTCCACAGGTAACACCTCTGgggcagcagctgctgcaatgtcatcatcATCTCCTACATGCTGCTGCTGTagtatatgatcctggtcataccCACCATCAGTCACATCGtggtgtacctgatcctgataattcAAGTACTCCATCTGCCGGCTCGGGTCAACCACATGCGACTCTTCAGATTGTGTAGCCTGAGAACCCTCCTGCGAACTCCATGAAccatctcccctccgacctctacccctctttgggatgtggccgCTCTTCCTCTCCCTAcggtggctctgagtcatcgcacgcctaccaccaatcatcttagatggatcaatgaggtcctgatcggccatatctacacaaaaaataataaaattaacatcatttccataacctaatcaaacacattaaatctaaactaaacataaacataatcaaactcattaaaagtacaacaatgaacatcatttccataacctaaaatcattcaatataatcaacattacaataaaaattatgtccatcatttccataataacctaaacatcattcattatttaacatacacttaatcatttctatacacttaatcatttgtgTCCATCATAATTCTCGTAACCTAcactaactaaaaaatcaatatacacttaaccaaactataattaacatcattacTACaccatttccataacctaaactaactacataatcaataaaattgtcattgaggcattttatcaaacactttgtgtgcagagcataaaacatattcaaattgtgttcatttgccaccattcaaagccacattatgatttaaacaacataggcaacaactacattcatttatcaattcttaaactacacatgcaatcatcaaattgtcaattttaaaatcaaccctaaccacatgcaaactactataattttttttaaaaatcaacctaaacaaattaacattatcattaaaatgattgacacaacttacttgtgataatgtgcagttgatttgcttgcaattcgtgaaaatGACTTTGGTGAAGATTGGAAAGAATTTGAGAAGTTTGGAGAAGATTTGAAAATGGTATATGTTTCTGTTTCTGCGTTTCTTTATGTTCAgaaaacctcggcagttaactgcagccagatttcaaatttttaactgccgagggggcaaAATCGTATTTAACTAGTGCGACACATTCTTatcaaatgtgggaacaacCATTCTCTTTGGATTTTGAGTGCGGGAGGAAAAATGCACTTCAAacacactcattttgaaacgaatGGAGTAttagttttaactttttttgaaggaaatgtcCTTGTTTTTAGTTGATTAATGAATGGTTATCGTTAAATTAAAcggtttcaaaataaaataaattaaagttaaaacTTTAGAAGCAAATCAAACAGCAACATAAGCTTGCACGAGAAGATCGCCAGTAATTTGGACAAATCAAGCTAAAAACTAATGTAGAAGatcatatttatataaaacgAATTCAATTTTAATGacacatcaacatatattaCGAAATTCTCATATCACAAATTAAAACTATATAATTGGAGTAACTAGAGTACCAATATAATTCTATCAACatgaataaacaattaaatagtGAAATAAAGAGGAAAAACATAAAGTAATGAGGGTGAAATGGTTAAGCAATGCAAAACACGATGAAGTAGTGAAATATGAAAGTAGCGGTGAAGACGAAGATGAGTTACCATTTTTTCGTTTGGAGAATTGAAATGAGGAAAGAAAAATGGTTATTCTACTAGTGATGAATTGAatctgcaaaaataaaaataaaaatgaatcgCGTTGTTAGGAACTATTGGATCTGGAATCGAGGTAGGAAATGTAGTGATTGTAGCAGCGAGATTACCAAAGCAGGATCTGAGATCCAGATATGATCTGAATcgcagagagagagaggttaGCGTCACCGAGAAGTGAAGAGAAGGAGGATCAAAATTGAAGCAAGGCAGGATGGGGGTTAATCTATCTCAAGTCCGGTGTTGCTGccctttttatttaatttaaagggTATGCGTGGATCATCCAATTgaaattctttatttttaccGCACACTCAATATTCACTCAAAACCCCAAGATCTAGACcagaacatataaaaaaaaagataactatGATAGTATTAAGAGAAGAGGGATAATTCTTAGTTGACATCGTGGTCGATGATATTGACCAACCATAATGTCACAAGtgtataaaaaacaaaaataagagaaaaaagaaagagtggTGAAAAGTTGACATCTTTAGGTAGAATACCACCCTTAAagatatgagagagagagagagagagagagagagagaagcaaCGGATGAAAGAGAGGTGTAGTTTTAAGGTGAAATTATTAAGATGTTCATGCCACATAGGGGTGTGCATGAGTGGTATACTAAAAAATGTGTCAACCAATAATTACTTGCGAGAATATGTTTTTTACTTAATCTTTAGTTTAATTGGGGAGATAAGTGTGTAAACTAGTC is from Medicago truncatula cultivar Jemalong A17 chromosome 1, MtrunA17r5.0-ANR, whole genome shotgun sequence and encodes:
- the LOC120577910 gene encoding uncharacterized protein produces the protein MTQSHRRERKSGHIPKRGRGRRGDGSWSSQEGSQATQSEESHVVDPSRQMEYLNYQDQVHHDVTDGGYDQDHILQQQHVGDDDDIAAAAAPEVLPVDPPFLGGPTDLSLLHSYANHVALPLWYNSDNVRKLRVVKPINHGAKILSLGRPNGNHDWFWDPLRQSGLPDLVYLGYATVPHALLMTLCER